One segment of Podospora pseudopauciseta strain CBS 411.78 chromosome 5 map unlocalized CBS411.78m_5.2, whole genome shotgun sequence DNA contains the following:
- a CDS encoding uncharacterized protein (EggNog:ENOG503NVU0; COG:Q): MMVTTKVVSNMLLSYAAIFLWWCLVPVGGAVALGSSLEQPVTPLLRPRSQRLQPRQTCNTATNRQCWTTSPVFNINTDWEASTPVTGVTRTYTFTLTEVNNWIGGDGGIKAKAMLVNDWGDRINVTVVNNLVSNG; this comes from the exons ATGATGGTTACCACCAAGGTTGTCTCCAACATGCTTCTGTCCTACGCGGCTATTTTCCTGTGGTGGTGTCTCGTCCCGGTTGGTGGTGCGGTCGCTCTGGGTTCTTCCCTCGAGCAGCCTGTTACGCCGCTGCTGAGGCCGCGATCACAACGGCTACAGCCGAGACAGACGTGCAACACTGCGACGAACAGGCAGTGCTGGACCACGAGCCCGGTGTTCAATATCAATACTGACTGGGAGGCTTCGACGCCGGTGACGGGTGTGACAAGGACTTATACCTTTACGCTGACGGAGGTGAATAACTGGattggtggagatggggggatCAAGGCGAAGGCTATGCTGGTGAATG ATTGGGGAGATAGAATCAATGTTACCGTCGTCAACAACCTCGTCAGCAACGGGTGA
- a CDS encoding uncharacterized protein (COG:S; EggNog:ENOG503NY3F), whose amino-acid sequence MNVQSAHIIEPYMTAGTAQSTHLYIRTYFLCVPAGGNRELCLVPCALYLVVRGLTDLTEHNSTFDRRDQTPVRSVPSRPLDRTAHQGRAVDIALDSFILSTPRLTARKSHLHPGLSRKLSAATSQGTVCRRQTHTHRGDPERERERGQQQADFQDLSRFSDSETDERSPSKSPSEIITSAFRGIKKVAPTREDWPRLTRKPSLVGLRRPSETVVPTIERQPTPGQYSNPPKSARPTHHARNLSLQDSLSKPLPEPPPPQLSPASPLTPLAHPHAQGSLATILDAETTEEQKDQRLGTMDSTSSAEQQAGGLYMRPQGDNHNQEANMNGNLNNGSRQEGQEERGENLTPRSNGPLSAGTSPNSGQARGGTVGGTIGGPAGPSTHLSGLMCNVHRTTGREPHPLVGATTTVLGDKLYVFGGRILSRSRPAPLTADLYELDLIRRHWTKMETTGDIPPPRYFHSMCALGDTKMVCYGGMSPTTSQKNAIPQDQQPEVTVMSDIYIYDIPTKKWTYIPTQDAPQGRYAHCACILPSSATFASHRAPLSALQHNPSSGNPNEGRIGINIDGTGGAEMIVVGGQDAANHYIEQISVFNLRSLKWVSTQPLGKSCGAYRSVVAPLPPSVAARVGKTHPNGARQDAAAASLEAREAGSSMLIYSNYNFLDVKLELQIRSSDGHLSERPMSGSYTPPGLRFPNGGVIDTHFVVSGTYLTSSKQEYALWALDLRTLTWSRIDAGGAVFSQGSWNRGVLWNRRNTFVVLGNRKRSLVDDYNHRRINFSNVCMVELEAFGFYDNPRKTAPMSGFVSASSPYTGPGLSLSRKAGVTAGGRYHSRAAEELGEKALALRELADMDILCIGGERIPINSRIVARRWGPYFVQLLREGTAMQDGSDAATLRSNSVSAQGGRGPGQSSVFSSSTTTLAPSIAGSSVSSPPMDLAAINTAPTPRTLPPNSRPRCLYLPHTYLTVQALLHFLYTSALPAPSSPLCTPQILCSLLQIARPYRIDGLLEAVIERLHSLLDSRNAAAVFNATAMAAGGGRGIDGTLNPNFFPVSAGVDALLGPDGQPSSSSFAGSDADSATGGLAGRAAGLKISTSVPGVRPSSDELSATTSVGSEWSSEMDSERGTGREPWTGDLSSVIGLQKRGLRGLMEGRRMRERTGTNTMPSAPGSSGGGGGGGGGGLGFNAMPGQVGLGVGGRA is encoded by the exons ATGAATGTCCAATCTGCGCACATCATCGAACCGTACATGACTGCTGGGACTGCCCAATCGACTCACTTGTACATACGAACATACTTCCTTTGTGTGCCCGCCGGCGGCAACAGAGAACTGTGCCTTGTGCCTTGCGCATTGTacctggtggtgaggggccTCACAGACCTCACAGAACACAACTCCACCTTCGACCGACGAGATCAAACGCCAGTCCGGTCCGTGCCCTCGAGACCGCTGGACCGCACTGCACACCAAGGGCGGGCGGTGGACATCGCGCTCGACTCTTTCATCCTATCAACACCTCGACTCACCGCGCGCAAATCGCATCTCCATCCAGGCCTGTCGCGGAAATTAAGCGCTGCAACGTCACAAGGCACTGTGTGCCGCAGACAAACCCACACACATCGTGGTGAtccagagagagagagagagagag gacagcagcaggccGACTTTCAGGATCTGAGCCGCTTCTCTGACTCTGAGACTGACGAACGTTCACCATCCAAGTCCCCCTCAGAAATCATCACATCTGCCTTCCGAGGCATCAAAAAGGTTGCGCCCACGCGAGAGGACTGGCCGAGGCTCACGAGGAAGCCCTCTCTTGTTGGACTTCGACGGCCTTCGGAAACTGTTGTTCCCACGATCGAGAGACAACCAACCCCGGGACAATACTCCAATCCTCCAAAGAGCGCTCGCCCAACTCACCATGCTCGGAATTTGAGCCTCCAAGACAGTCTATCGAAACCCCTACCCGAACCGCCCCCGCCACAGCTTTCCCCGGCATCCCCGCTGACCCCTTTGGCACATCCTCACGCCCAGGGGAGTCTGGCGACGATTCTAGACGCCGAAACTACCGAAGAACAGAAAGATCAGAGGCTTGGAACAATGGATTCGACGTCATCTGCGGAGCAACAGGCCGGCGGTCTCTACATGAGACCTCAAGGGGACAATCATAATCAAGAAGCGAATATGAATGGGAATTTAAACAATGGCTCCAGGCAGGAGGGGCAAGAGGAACGTGGTGAAAACTTGACACCAAGAAGTAATGGCCCTCTCTCTGCCGGAACATCTCCCAACTCGGGTCAGGCGAGGGGGGGTACGGTGGGAGGAACCATAGGTGGCCCTGCTGGACCTTCCACACACCTGTCTGGTCTGATGTGTAATGTTCACCGAACCACGGGTCGGGAACCACACCCTCTGGTCGGCGCAACCACGACGGTTCTGGGGGATAAGCTCTACGTCTTTGGCGGCAGGATATTATCAAGAAGCAGACCAGCGCCCTTAACGGCAGACCTCTACGAATTGGATTTGATCCGCCGGCACTGGACAAAGATGGAAACGACTGGCGATATCCCTCCACCTCGCTACTTCCACTCAATGTGCGCGCTTGGTGATACAAAGATGGTTTGCTACGGCGGCATGTCTCCGACGACGAGCCAAAAAAATGCGATACCCCAAGACCAACAACCTGAGGTCACGGTCATGTCGGATATCTACATCTACGATATACCGACCAAAAAATGGACCTATATTCCAACACAGGACGCCCCACAAGGCCGTTATGCGCATTGTGCCTGCATCCTGCCGTCATCCGCCACATTTGCCTCCCACAGGGCGCCTCTATCGGCCCTGCAGCACAATCCATCGAGTGGGAATCCGAATGAGGGGCGGATCGGCATCAACATTGACGGCACGGGCGGTGCTGAGATGATCGTGGTGGGAGGGCAAGATGCGGCCAACCATTACATTGAGCAAATAAGCGTCTTCAACCTACGGAGTCTGAAGTGGGTTTCAACACAGCCGCTGGGCAAGAGCTGCGGCGCATATAGAAGCGTGGTTGCACCCCTTCCGCCCTCTGTGGCTGCCAGGGTTGGAAAGACACATCCGAACGGTGCTCGGCAGGATGCTGCAGCAGCAAGTTTGGAGGCCCGGGAAGCTGGGTCGAGCATGCTCATCTACAGCAACTACAACTTCCTCGACGTCAAGCTCGAGCTTCAAATCAGGTCCAGCGATGGCCACCTTAGCGAACGACCGATGAGCGGCTCCTACACCCCGCCAGGGCTTAGGTTTCCCAACGGAGGTGTCATCGATACACACTTCGTTGTGAGCGGCACATATCTCACATCTTCAAAGCAAGAATATGCTCTCTGGGCGCTGGATTTGCGGACGTTGACGTGGAGTCGCATTGATGCCGGCGGAGCTGTGTTCAGCCAGGGAAGCTGGAACCGCGGTGTTCTTTGGAACAGGCGAAACACCTTTGTGGTTCTTGGCAACAGGAAAAGGAGTTTGGTGGACGACTACAATCATCGGAGGATAAACTTCAGCAATGTGTGCATGGTAGAACTGGAAGCCTTTGGCTTTTACGACAACCCTCGCAAGACGGCACCAATGAGTGGCTTCGTTAGTGCCAGCAGCCCCTATACTGGGCCTGGGCTTAGCTTGTCGCGCAAAGCGGGTGTTACTGCCGGTGGAAGGTATCACAGCCGTGCTGCCGAGGAGCTTGGTGAGAAGGCCTTGGCACTGAGGGAGCTGGCTGATATGGACATTCTTTGCATTGGAGGTGAAAGGATACCGATCAACTCGAGGATCGTCGCCCGGAGGTGGGGCCCTTACTTTGTGCAGCTCCTCCGAGAAGGGACGGCGATGCAAGATGGCAGTGATGCCGCCACTTTAAGGTCCAACTCGGTTTCAGCGCAGGGTGGACGAGGCCCTGGACAATCGTCTGTGTTTTCGTCGAGTACTACTACCCTCGCGCCAAGCATAGCTGGATCCTCCGTCTCTTCGCCACCCATGGATCTTGCGGCCATCAACACGGCGCCGACGCCACGCACCCTTCCACCCAACAGTCGACCGAGGTGTCTGTACTTACCTCACACATACCTTACCGTCCAGGCTCTTCTTCACTTCCTGTACACGTCAGCCCTGCCCgcaccttcttcgccgcTGTGCACACCCCAAATTCTCTGCAGTCTTTTGCAGATCGCCAGGCCATATCGAATCGATGGACTCCTGGAAGCAGTGATTGAACGCCTCCACAGCCTTCTCGACAGTCGCAACGCAGCCGCTGTCTTTAATGCCACGGCCATGGCGGCTGGCGGTGGCCGGGGCATCGACGGCACCCTGAACCCCAACTTCTTCCCCGTCTCGGCTGGTGTCGACGCCCTTCTTGGCCCTGATGGCcagcccagcagcagcagctttgCCGGTAGCGACGCGGACTCTGCCACGGGCGGTCTTGCCGGGCGGGCTGCCGGGCTCAAGATTAGCACCTCGGTGCCTGGCGTCCGTCCTTCGAGCGATGAGCTGAGCGCCACCACTAGCGTAGGAAGTGAATGGAGCTCCGAGATGGACAGCGAGCGGGGAACAGGGAGGGAGCCGTGGACTGGTGACCTGAGCAGTGTTATTGGACTGcagaagagggggttgagaggtCTGATGGAAGGCCGGAGGATGAGAGAGAGGACGGGGACGAACACGATGCCTTCTGCGCCGGGTAGttctgggggaggaggaggaggtggcggtggtgggcttgggTTCAATGCTATGCCGGGGCAGGttgggcttggggttgggggtagAGCATAG
- a CDS encoding uncharacterized protein (EggNog:ENOG503P3WZ) — protein MEWTKTQYNTLYETWVPYLEDLYLRYFTRDNKASYTTKENLDKTKVTGISQVDTLQDNIHTTASSQLGQDGLGRPVGDLLSREGVNRLERKGKDGQGGYVPGGNSNVVSGAGNTLVGGAVEGGKTAGSGVVNGGKAAVGWFGLGKKEQK, from the exons ATGGAGTGGACAAAAACCCAATACAACACCCTCTACGAAACCTGGGTTCCCTACCTCGAAGACCTCTACCTCCGCTACTTTACCCGCGACAACAAAGCAAGCTACACCACCAAAG AAAACCTCGACAAAACAAAAGTAACCGGCATCTCCCAAGTCGACACCCTCCAAGACAACATCCACACCACTGCCTCCTCCCAGCTCGGTCAGGACGGCCTGGGCAGACCAGTCGGCGATTTACTCTCCAGGGAGGGAGTCAACAGGCTTGAGCGAAAGGGCAAGGATGGTCAGGGCGGGTATGTCCCCGGGGGAAACAGCAATGTCGTCAGCGGGGCGGGGAATAcccttgttggtggtgctgttgagggagggaagACGGCGGGCAGCGGGGTGGTGAATGGGGggaaggcggcggtgggttggtttgggcttgggaagaaggagcagaagTAA
- a CDS encoding uncharacterized protein (COG:T; EggNog:ENOG503NUBG) encodes MQTAKGKAEALGRKAKLTQSYQELLDEFSNKDLKSVGNYTLGRLIGKGSFGKVYLATHKLTNGSKVVLKSAKKDDANLAREIHHHRQFVHPHIARLYEVIVTESMVWLVLEYCSGDELYNYLIDHGKLPVEKVQKTFTQLVGAVSYVHQQNCVHRDLKLENILLDKNENVKLCDFGFTREYEGKANYLQTFCGTICYSAPEMLKGEKYAGEKVDVWSLGVILYALLTGELPFDDDNDQVTRTKILMEEPNYPDFIPADALSLLKLLLSKRPLLRPTLPDILAHPFLAEHAPQQQEILKLERPAPFSTPLEKEVLHRMKSAGVDIEAVMESVISQRCDALGGWWTLLLEKEVRKVIRRERKRRERAENRNSRRFSQASSRLNALATVEESQFAKLSDTPHRTRGRSQRRSAHYPSLTIPDLPGFADFSKTGNGNLALSPDGEVPPPPIDKDSIRSVSSSRHRRPIPPPKEGVLRSARSRGSTLHLVTTTDALEATTTSQAGDPKKVKKRPSHAILATWKNWTHWLFEHTGMKNASRRGGSQSAPNLLSKQTSAKDTKSKDASPRPQTSKYPVSGSNAAPATASLPKGVVANGYPPRGSSAAQGTSSNPISPTLSTPSMHHPRMPSSSGYKRQSMSPSPLTPRSTVRRSSGPTGLRGRKSTSSSVSSVRSLHHTHHHSHSKASSTSSNGSVSTSVSKTPMQNARSPHHSVKVLPATPTGNTFPSNIRLVRDRSGPPLSVFNEGIPAFNGAMIPQPPGSPNPFSGNGVMFAKRKRNIFKGPMLSLSGSRDTRSSGSGSASHSRSASASGLGRRSGEMAIQEVDEDDEDDNLTERGRGPPSVTDELEEVEEVDSFSPIVKGPGEIVEEKIYEEGEEEAELKAGLPGLQPAATITPSPVL; translated from the exons ATGCAGACGGCAAAGGGAAAGGCTGAGGCGCTTGGACGGAAGGCCAAG CTCACTCAGTCGTACCAAGAGCTCCTCGA CGAGTTCTCCAACAAGGACCTGAAATCTGTCGGCAACTACACTCTAGGCCGGTTAATAGGAAAAGGATCCTTTGGCAAGGTTTACCTTGCTACCCACAAACTCACAAATGGCTCCAAG GTTGTTCTCAAGTcggcgaagaaggacgaTGCCAACCTGGCCCGCGagattcaccaccaccgccaatTTGTACACCCACACATAGCAAGATTATACGAGGTGATTGTAACCGAATCCATGGTATGGCTGGTGCTGGAATACTGCTCAGGTGACGAGCTCTACAACTATCTGATCGACCATGGCAAACTCCCCGTCGAAAAGGTGCAAAAGACGTTTACGCAGTTGGTCGGCGCCGTGTCCTATGTCCACCAACAGAATTGCGTTCATCGCGACTTGAAGCTCGAAAATATCCTTCTCGACAAGAATGAGAACGTCAAGCTGTGCGACTTTGGCTTCACCCGGGAATACGAGGGCAAGGCCAATTACCTTCAGACCTTTTGCGGCACCATATGCTATTCGGCCCCCGAAATGCTAAAGGGAGAGAAATACGCCGGCGAGAAGGTGGACGTGTGGAGCTTGGGGGTCATCTTATACGCTTTGCTCACGGGTGAGCTGCCGtttgacgacgacaacgaccaGGTCACGAGAACCAAGATATTGATGGAGGAACCAAACTATCCCGATTTTATACCAGCCGACGCCTTGTCACTCCTCAAGCTGCTCCTCTCGAAACGCCCCCTGCTACGACCGACACTACCGGATATTCTGGCGCATCCTTTCCTCGCCGAGCACGcaccgcagcagcaagagaTCCTCAAACTGGAACGACCGGCACCTTTTTCGACCCCTCTTGAGAAGGAGGTACTGCACCGGATGAAGAGTGCCGGGGTGGATATCGAGGCTGTGATGGAGAGCGTCATTTCTCAGCGATGCGATGCtctggggggttggtggacgTTGCTGCTCGAAAAAGAAGTACGCAAAGTGATACGCAGAGAGAGGAAACGAAGAGAGAGGGCCGAGAATAGGAATTCACGCCGCTTCTCCCAAGCTTCCAGTCGACTGAACGCTCTGGCGACGGTCGAGGAATCCCAGTTCGCGAAGCTCTCAGATACCCCCCATAGGACACGGGGCCGGAGCCAGAGGAGAAGCGCCCACTACCCTAGCTTGACGATTCCAGACTTGCCCGGGTTTGCCGACTTTTCCAAGACTGGAAACGGAAATCTTGCTCTTAGTCCTGATGGGGAGGTGCCACCTCCACCGATTGACAAGGACTCGATAAGGTCAGTCAGCTCGTCGAGGCATCGGAGGccaatcccaccaccaaaggaAGGGGTTCTAAGAAGCGCACGCTCTAGGGGCAGCACCCTCCATCTAGTGACGACAACAGACGCACTAgaggccaccaccacctcgcaGGCAGGTGACCCaaagaaggtgaagaaacGACCGTCACATGCCATCCTTGCGACGTGGAAGAACTGGACACATTGGCTCTTTGAGCACACGGGGATGAAGAATGCCAGCAGGCGTGGAGGAAGCCAGTCGGCACCTAACCTCCTTTCCAAGCAGACAAGCGCAAAGGATACCAAGTCAAAAGATGCCAGTCCCCGGCCCCAGACCAGCAAGTATCCGGTGAGCGGGTCTAATGCAGCTCCTGCTACCGCCAGCCTACCCAAGGGTGTGGTTGCCAATGGCTACCCACCCCGCGGCTCTTCGGCTGCTCAAGGGACGTCGTCCAACCCAATATCGCCGACCTTGTCGACCCCATCCATGCACCATCCCCGGATGCCCAGCTCCTCTGGGTACAAACGGCAGTCCATGTCGCCTTCACCTTTGACACCCCGCTCAACCGTCCGGCGATCCTCTGGGCCCACTGGACTCCGCGGACGAAAGTCTACCTCGTCATCTGTCTCGTCAGTGCGGTCCCTGCACCACACGCACCACCATAGCCACAGCAAGGCTAGCTCAACGTCGTCGAACGGTTCCGTCTCCACGTCGGTTTCCAAGACGCCAATGCAGAATGCTCGAAGTCCCCACCACTCTGTCAAGGTTTTACCGGCCACTCCTACGGGCAACACCTTTCCCAGCAACATCCGTCTTGTGCGGGACCGCAGCGGACCACCCCTGAGCGTCTTCAACGAAGGAATACCGGCCTTCAACGGAGCCATGATTCCACAGCCCCCAGGCAGCCCGAACCCCTTTTCGGGTAACGGAGTCATGTTCGCCAAACGCAAGCGGAACATCTTCAAGGGGCCCATGCTGAGTTTGTCAGGTTCAAGGGACACACGCAGTTCGGGGTCTGGATCAGCAAGCCATTCTAGAAGTGCGAGTGCTAGCGGTCTCGGGCGTAGGAGCGGCGAGATGGCGATTcaggaggtggacgaggacgacgaagacgacaatCTGACCGAACGGGGAAGGGGTCCTCCGAGTGTGACAGACGAACTtgaagaggtggaagaggttgacTCTTTCTCGCCAATCGTCAAAGGCCCGGGCgagattgtggaggagaagatttatgaggagggagaggaagaggcagAGTTGAAAGCGGGGTTGCCTGGCTTGCAGCCCGCGGCGACGATAACACCATCGCCTGTGTTATGA
- the PRX1 gene encoding peroxiredoxin 1 (COG:O; EggNog:ENOG503NW6E): MAAERNEPLRLGTIAPNFEAETTKGPIDFHEFIGDNWVILFSHPEDYTPVCTTELGEMARLEPEFSKRGVKLIGLSANTLGSHEGWISDIKDVTGSQVNFPIIADKERKVAYLYDMIDYQDTTNVDEKGIAFTIRSVFFIDPKKTIRCILSYPASTGRNSAEILRVIQSLQTGDKHKVTTPINWVPGDDVIVHPSIKGDEATKLFPNLRAVKPYLRFTPLPEID; encoded by the exons ATGGCTGCTGAGCGTAACGAACC CCTCCGTCTGGGCACCATTGCCCCCAACTTCGAGGCCGAGACCACCAAGGGTCCCATTGATTTCCATGAGTTCATTGGCGACAACTGGgtcatcctcttctcccaccccGAGGACTACACGCCCGTCTGCACCACCGAGCTCGGTGAGATGGCCCGCCTCGAGCCTGAGTTCTCCAAGCGCGGCGTCAAGCTCATCGGTCTCTCTGCCAACACCCTCGGCAGCCACGAGGGCTGGATCAGCGACATCAAGGACGTCACCGGCTCCCAGGTCAACTTTCCCATCATTGCCGACAAGGAGCGCAAGGTCGCCTACCTTTATGACAT GATCGACTACCAGGACACCACCAACGTCGATGAGAAGGGCATTGCCTTCACCATCCGctccgtcttcttcatcgaccCCAAGAAGACCATCCGCTGCATCCTCTCCTACCCCGCCTCCACCGGCCGCAACAGCGCCGAGATCCTCCGTGTCATCCAGTCCCTCCAGACCGGTGACAAGCACAAggtcaccacccccatcaactGGGTCCCCGGTGATGATGTCATTGTCCACCCCAGCATCAAGGGCGACGAGGCCACCAAgctcttccccaacctccgTGCCGTCAAGCCTTACCTCCGCTTCACCCCTCTCCCCGAGATTGACTAA
- a CDS encoding uncharacterized protein (EggNog:ENOG503NVU0; COG:Q; CAZy:AA1) — MALPAQYGNGVLGAIRINGPASSNYDDDLGPLVISDWYYGSAFALAHRVNSPTNPYSIPGFPGSPPPSDNILFNGLNRRANGASGSYRRFTLTAGRKHLLRLINGSVQASFTVSLVGHSFTIVATDMVPITPVTVTSLYIGVGQRYDVIINANQPVANYWFNATFSSAPCGGATNRPAMIFQYSGAPTANPTSAGTVPPDSRCADSLNYTPVVSKSVPSASFTTGNTLNTRLQISTTGGISRVYWPVNNTPMKVNWNNPTLEYVKNSNTGTMPANTNVISVPTANQWTFWLIVNNSSIPHPVHLHGHDILILGASPALAAPINPTNRLRPYNPSVDGPALKIANPTRRDTTMLPAWGWLALAYRTNNPGAWLMHCHIAWHASQGFSVQFLEQLTSIPTVMNLNELTGNCNNWDAFYPSGAPFLQDDSGI; from the exons ATGGCACTGCCTG CACAGTATGGCAACGGTGTTCTGGGAGCCATTCGCATCAACGGCCCAGCATCAAGCAATTACGACGATGATCTTGGTCCGCTTGTGATTAGTGACTGGTATTACGGCTCGGCGTTTGCGCTGGCACACCGAGTCAACAGCCCTACGAATCCATA TAGCATCCCCGGCTTCCCCGGATCGCCACCTCCTAGTGACAACATTCTGTTCAATGGCCTGAACAGAAGAGCCAACGGTGCTTCGGGAAGCTATCGCAGGTTCACCCTCACGGCCGGACGAAAGCACCTCCTCAGACTCATTAACGGCTCAGTCCAAGCCAGTTTCACCGTGTCCTTGGTAGGACATTCCTTCACCATCGTCGCCACCGACATGGTCCCTATCACGCCCGTCACGGTAACAAGCCTCTACATTGGTGTCGGCCAAAGATACGacgtcatcatcaacgccaacCAGCCCGTAGCCAACTACTGGTTCAAcgccaccttctcctcggccccCTGCGGCGGAGCGACCAACCGCCCAGCCATGATCTTTCAATACTCGGGCGCACCCACCGCAAACCCTACCTCCGCGGGAACAGTCCCCCCCGACTCCCGCTGCGCCGATTCTCTCAACTACACCCCCGTCGTCAGCAAGTCTGTCCCCTCAGCCTCCTTCACAACAGGcaacaccctcaacacccGCCTCCaaatctccaccaccggcggcaTCTCCCGAGTCTACTGGCCAGTGAACAACACCCCCATGAAAGTAAACTGgaacaacccaaccctcgAGTACGTCAAAAACTCCAACACAGGCACCATGCCCGCAAACACAAACGTCATCTCCGTCCCTACCGCAAATCAATGGACCTTTTGGCTTATTGTAAACAACTCCTCCATCCCTCACCCCGTCCACCTCCACGGACAcgacatcctcatcctcggcgccAGCCCCGCCCTGGCCGCGCCGATCAACCCGACTAATCGGCTGAGGCCGTACAACCCCTCTGTTGATGGCCCGGCCTTGAAAATTGCGAACCCGACGAGAAGGGACACGACGATGCTGCCGGCGTGGGGATGGTTGGCGCTCGCGTACCGGACGAACAATCCGGGGGCGTGGCTGATGCATTGCCATATTGCCTGGCATGCTAGCCAGGGGTTTAGTGTGCAGTTTTTGGAGCAGCTGACGAGTATACCGACGGTGATGAATCTGAATGAGTTGACGGGGAATTGCAATAATTGGGATGCGTTTTACCCGAGTGGGGCGCCGTTTTTGCAGGATGATTCGGGGATTTGA